The proteins below are encoded in one region of Hordeum vulgare subsp. vulgare chromosome 3H, MorexV3_pseudomolecules_assembly, whole genome shotgun sequence:
- the LOC123443420 gene encoding mediator-associated protein 2 produces MVKGVVRYQPGPAFQESEEQGMPEIPPSDSTEFWLIQWPLNHVNASDFNGEKVSLKLHDDGNLGNLESSSGKSYELVSFAAQQPDATVFIPSGSEMKAVGKISRRVCLVRYPEPEELDKEKPSFGSLTPSSRRSAGSSRKTMSRFSGVSKNRSSQGSALSLGQQSVEPMPKHKQKRRDESSLGGHSNVSAKSSEGSQARVAGSNTTSEMPQTPVEKSKKKKVRIQE; encoded by the exons ATGGTGAAAGGCGTAGTCCG CTATCAGCCTGGACCGGCATTTCAGGAGAGTGAAGAGCAGGGCATGCCTGAAATACCGCCATCTGACTCTACAGAATTTTGGCTAATACAGTGGCCTCTAAACCAT GTAAATGCTTCTGATTTCAATGGTGAAAAGGTTTCTCTTAAGCTTCATGACGATGGAAACTTGGGAAATTTGGAGAGTTCTTCAG GGAAATCATATGAACTTGTTAGCTTTGCTGCTCAACAGCCAGATGCTACTGTCTTCATTCCATCAGGATCTGAAATGAAAGCCG TGGGGAAGATTTCACGCAGAGTTTGCTTGGTTCGTTACCCTGAACCTGAGGAATTGGATAAAGAGAAGCCAAGTTTTGGGAGTCTTACACCTAGCAGTAGGAGATCTGCag GTTCTTCTCGGAAGACTATGTCCCGGTTCAGTGGCGTATCGAAGAACCGTAGCAGCCAAGGATCAGCATTGTCTCTGGGTCAACAGAGCGTGGAGCCGATGCCCAAACACAAGCAGAAGAGAAGGGACGAAAGCAGCTTGGGGGGCCACTCAAACGTGTCGGCCAAGTCCTCGGAAGGATCCCAGGCTCGTGTCGCAGGGAGCAACACAACCTCCGAGATGCCGCAGACACCGGTGGAGAAATCCAAGAAGAAGAAAGTTAGGATCCAAGAGTAG